ATCTCTATATTTAAAACTGGAATCATTTTCTTCTCTTGGGATTttggttttgacttttgttagTACTGTATATCAGTTACATATTGATGTCAGAGCCAGATCATATAATTGTCAAACCTATACCCAACTTAGCCAGAGATGGGCTAGGAGCTgcatttcctttcttttatatTGAGCCTAAGAAGTATGAAACTGTGCTAAGGAAGTACTTCCCTGAGGAGAAGGGACCAATAACCAATATTGATCCAATTGGGAATTCACCTGTTATTGTTGGAAAGGTATATGTCAATGAGTTTTCTTTGATAATAATGAATACTCTTGATTTCGGTACACTTTTCTAATTTTGTGTGGAAAAATGTTAGGAATTCCTCAAGAAGATTGCTCCCACATGGATGAATGTTTCCCTGGCAATGAAGAAGGATCCTGAAACTGATAAAGCTTTTGGATGGGTGcttgaaatgtaattttattgttttccttCTCTAATCCATAATACCCTTTCTTAAAAACTTgactttttaatgtttttcttttgtatcaTTGATTTTTAGGTATGCTTACGCTGTTGCATCTGCTCTTCATGGTGTTCGTAACATATTATACAAGGACTTCATGATTCAGGTTCAATAAggttctcttttattttatttttttctaatgacCAGTATTAATAAGTAAATTATACAAGGACTTCATGTTAAGCTTAGAACAATTTATAAGAATTGGTATCATACTTCTTTCTTGTTAATGTATGTAACATGCTATAGAAGTCACATTGTACGAGAATAATGCTataattcattttcaattttcaacctagacttttttcttattattacaaTTTGAAGGTTTTTGGTCTATCCTTCGTTGCTTTTGATTTTCTAATATTACGCTAAAACGCATACTTACATTGTCTGTATAAACTGAATTTATTaacatttgtttgtttattatgCGTGTCAGCCTCCATGGGATCAAGAAATTGGCAAGACATACATAATTCACTACACTTATGGCTGTGACTATACAATGAAGGTACTGTGTTGTGATTGAGCTCCTACACATTTTTATTCCGATGTTCATTGAAGGAAAGATGAAAAGGAAAATTGATTTATAATAGAATTATCACTCAAGGAGCAGGACATATACATCTCTCTCTTATTGTTAGTGTTGTTGCTCAatgtatgataaatatttagGGTGAGCTAACCTATGGaaagattggagaatggagatttGATAAAAGATCTTATGATAAAGTTGCTCCCCCAAAGAATCTGACATTGCCACCACCCGGTGTTCCAGAAAGTGTGGTATGTTTTCACCTCCCTCTTACTAGATAATGTGGTTTTGTTCAGTTTCATTCTTTTTTGTGGCGGTTTTCTCTAACATTCAGTTGTAAACCTTTACAGGTGACTCTCGTAAAAATGGTGAATGAAGCTACTGCAAATATTCCAAATTGGTGGTCATAGGGAAGGTTAAAGGTGTTGCAAATTACGATAGTTGGAGAATGCGTTGGACCTATGGCCATTTTAAATGGAAGGGCATTGTACACGTCATTGCTTATGTATTTATGCATTCTTCGAATATAGTTTGACCAGTGAGTGAGACAAACCTGTGGAATTGATATCACTGGTGCTTCTACAAAATGCTTTGGTTCAACTTGCTTCACCTTAATTTTCATTAATCCTAAAGGTGTCTACTAATTGAAGCTAGCAAAATACATTTCAACTATTCAAGACATGAAAATTTTGATAACCAAGGGGAAGCTCGTTTAACAAAAGGCTACAAAACTAAACACCTTGTTGATTGCGTTGCAAACGCTTGCTAGTTATATACCCAAACTTAAAAGTTGCACCCTGTTCACATCGCAATAACATGGATTCCCCCACCCCTAATTCCAATGGGTAAAAAGACAATGTTTCCCAGCGTCATGAGCACTACCCGTGGGGACCGAATATACAACAAACCCTATATCATTTACAACTGCCAATTAGTTCATATAGCGCCTGCAATTTTTTGAATTGCAGTAACATGGAATCTTTCCTTCGTCTTCGTGATTAAAGTGGTAATCATACGTAATCTCTTCACCAGGAAATATGTCCCTCTCTGCCAAGAAGACAACCTTCAAAACCAAAAGCCAACAAGTTTTTTCATCAGTGTGCAGTCAAAAAAGATGAAACCTGAAACCCATATACTGTTAAGTAGGGATGGAAATGAGTCGAGCCGCTTGTTAAGGGCCTATAACTCGACCTATTTAAGGCTCGGCTTGGCTTAACTTATTTACAATAAGCTTTGGCCAAAgccaaactataaaaaaaaaacttgttaagtTTGACAAGTCGACTtgtttaagtaataataataataataactattatctatactatttttatgatattatggATGACAGTGACATAAAGTGCTTAGAGATTTTACTTGCATgtgaaaaaattttaaaaagaaaaagactaagTTAAAAGGATAATGCAACCAGATTAATACTTccaaaaaaaagaatgttttatAAAgacattttcatataatttaaatatttttatttgactatattagtataaatcatctctaatacgtatattttttaatattatattgtttttttttcattttcttttgatatactttgtgcTTAAAtaacttgaattcaatatgattttgtttatcaattatttttgaatttgtacattacttatacgaaattttattaatttctttttttagttagtattttactaggttttaaaataattaattggttaAAGATGTCTTTAAGCAGACTTTTAAATAGGCTCATAGACCAAGCCAGGTTTTTATGTAAGCGGAGCCGAGCCTTTAAAAAAAGCTTATCACAAGTAATGAGTCAAACTCAAGCTTTGCGTATTCAACTCAAGTCGAGCTCAAGCCTAATAAAACTTGACTTGCCTTGACTCATTTTCACCCCTACTGTTAACTTCTTAATTGcatcttaatttttcattattgattATAAGGTCAAAAAACTTGCTGGGAAGGAAGGGGAGTAGCAAATTACGGCTCTTGCaccataatggtgtaatttttttaaaaaaaattacaaaatgggtatattttgaaaaaattacaaaaatgaaaaaatcatgCTTCAAagctcaattttgtttttcagtgAAATTGTATATACACATACGAtttcagttttttaattttttttttattattattaaaagttgaaaCCATATGTTAAAATCATACGATTTCAGTTcttagagaaaatattttaaacaaatgaaaagtgAAACCGTACTTTGGTATCCAATTTCTTCATTGTGAAATCATAtatcaaaatatgatttattcattttcgtaatttttttaaaatatacccaTTATAGTAATTTTTCGAAAATTCTACCCATTTCCGTAATTAACCCAACAAATTATCAATGCAGTAAATTGAATCAAAAGTAGCAATTTACCTTCTTTTCATGCCTTACGGTGATCACTTTTGCCACGCAATTTGGCTGGTCATGTAAATAAAACTTTTGTTATAATGCTGAATTGAAGTACAAACGGAAACAACAGCTATTGTTAAAACACATTACATCAATTACGACTTCTAACGATCATGGACATAAGTTATATCAATGATAGAAGAAAGAATTGATCACAAGTATGGAGTtcaaattttatgcaaaacatgcaTTGGCATAATGATCGATTAGAATAAGGTTCTTGGTTCAGAGTAGTTTTTTTGtacaaaatcaccaataacattCTAACATATATACCTGAGGATACTACCCCAAACAACTTCATAACAAGCCCCCAAGTCTAGTAAACAAACATCCATAAGCATAGACAAAGGCATTAACGAATGCACACTAAAATTgacaaaactaaaaatgaaaagaacaataaacaaatgtagagtcaaattttaaaataatataccaGGCATGAGTGGTTCACAAATCGAGCAATCCCCCCTTTCCTTGTGGCATCAATAATATGCTCTTTGTCTATCCTGAAGAAGTAGCAGGCAGTCTTGTACTGAAGTTTCCTTCCAGATTGATATTCCTTCTCTCTTTTATCAGCCACACGCAGCCCCACAATTTCACCAATATACTCAACAACCTGTAGAAGTACAGGAAATACTTCATATTTGCAATCATAGTGGAGTGGCACATAAAAACTTGTAGACTGGTATCATACCATTTCACCCCGGGAAATGAATCGAGAAGTGTAAAGACCTAGAGCATGTATACGGGACTTGTATACAACAAGGTGTTTCCATCCCTTTGCTTGTTTGTATCGAGCATATTCCTTCTGCATAAAGTAGGACATTAGATACGCAGGACAATAGGCTGAAGCTTACCAAaagaattagaattagaatacCAAGGATACAAATGTAAATTTCCATTTAAAAGGTACTTGCTTTCCATGGCCTGAAGTAGTTCTGCTACATTAAGAAGTCAAAGATAAATATGGATATGCAACTTTTGTTGGGAAAACTAAAACCGTGATCTTCATGACTTgaacaatgtaaaaaatatgGGAACTTAAGAAGAGGAAGGAAGAGAGATAAAAGacaatgaaatattaaattaatattaactcATTACAATGTACAAATACTATAAAACCAAGAGCATTAACCATTATACTAATCATAATCCTAActaaataagaaacaaattatTAGATAAGGAAACATGGTAACTAATCTTAAGAAATAATAAGGAAATAGGGAAATTAATACTGAAGGTAAAGATAGCCTAGGATAGGGTACGATAGGATGAGATACTTTTCAAAATACTAACAAATACATTGTCATATATTAGCTACACATCCAAGGAAAATACTTGATCTAAAATGTCAATCAGCTACGGAccagtaaataaaattttaaagcttcTATTTCAGCAAAAGTGCAAAGTAAATGTAATATCTATATTAAAACTTGGAGGCCAAATAATAACACTGAAACATACTCGACAATCATGCTCAATATCTAAATCTGGGAATTTTGGAAGTCCCCGTGAACATAATTTCTGCCCATTAATGTGAATCCAAGCATTTAGCTGCTCCTCAGGAACAAGGCATCCACCTTGGCACTGATTATTCTGAAAACCATCCCACCTACGGCCCTTGTAACCCTACAATAATCCAGAATAAGACATTTAATTTCATTACATGTCagacatgaaaaatataaaaagaaaactcaAATGCCCCCCCAGTTCACCCTAAATAagtcccaaaaaaaaaacacaacgaaTGCAGAAAATACCTCTGCCCTGGCACAGGTgaattccttttcttcttgactTCCAATTTCATCAAGAGGATCATATATGGGCAGACATCTAGGTTCAATAATATGAAGCGTGCATCTTCCATAAAATCCAATCTTCTCATCATCAATGCCTTCAGTCTCACTTTGCAAGAGGTTCtgcaaaagaaattgaaaagcaATTGTCATGGGAGTTATGGTACCCTAATGGGTATAACACAATGTGTGTCGTCAAATATTAATTGACAGAagatttcataataaatgttaaaattcaataaaacatATAGTGCATAATAAAACTTTAGACAACTTATCTTAGGTACCAAATCCAAGGAAAAGAAGAAGGCATACCACAGCAactctgtttttttttggaaggcaaaaatatatatattattaatatgaatcATAGCAGTACCAGGGGTACTGGTGAAGTATACAGAATACAAGACACTTAGTGTGTCGCCTTCCAACATAAACAAATACCCAACATTAATCCCACTACATAGGATAAATATACCCAGCCCACTACAAGGGTAAGTATACCCAGCCCATATTAGCTAAAATATTCCACAAGGTTAGAAGACCATTGATTGAAAGAAATACTAAAGTTTTTCTCTCTGGTCTTTAACCATGACCATTTGAGGAATAAAGCATCATCATCACTTTAGTAGGTTGAAAGTGATTGCCCTCGAATACCAATTGGTTCCTATGCTGCCATATGGAGCTAGTCAATGCTACCCACCATCCATATCGATGAGATTGGTTTTGCCCTGCAACAAAACCCTCACAAAATTgggcaaaatgtgatgctggagaAGGTGCAATGGGGCCAACCATCTGGTTCCATCTCATGGATTCCCACCAAAGCCCTGTGGCCATTTTACAATTGAAGAACAAGTGATCCACAGCAACTCTAATGGAGCATATTCTAATCCAAGCTCCAAGTGTGTTTTGATGGGATTAACAGAGGCCACAACCACAACCCATCCAAAGTCCACCTTCAAACTTATAAGCTCCACCAGACTCCTGCTCTGGCCTCTGGCTCCTAAACTAGAACTTCCTATATCAATATGCTAAGGTAACAGACATTCTCATAGCCTTAATGCTCCTTATGGTTGTCATTTGACTTAGCATCATTCGCTTGTCTTCTTTGTCCTATGTCTATATCTAAAACTACAGGCCAGGCCCTATCTCTGATTGACAATAGGCTATGGAGGACGAAATGTCTGATTCAGACTCAAGTGACACTTGGGATCTTAATCCTTTACCTCCAGGCAACATGCCGGCATGTGCAAACTCTTTGAACCATGGACTTTCCTTAAGTAGAAAAAGTTGCACCCTAACTCCTAGTTAAGCTTTTAACCTAACAATATATGATTGATCCAACAAGTGATTTTTGTAGGGAAGAAaggaaaaactaaaagatagcTAAcagtagtttttaaaattttaatatatgattgACTAATATGATGCAGTATCCCAACCTAATATTCCAAATTATTTGAACAAATACAGATAATTAGGTCAAGTACTAGTATTACTAGTAGTCTAGTACAAACCCAAGTCCACAAACAGTAAGACTAGTAATCCTAATATTCTCTAGCAGTCCCACTCAAACTAAAAGTCAACTCAGCTTTAAGCAGGTCATAAGTAGGAAATCcacaaatagaaataaaatagccTATCTCACCAAAGAACTCAGACAACTAGTACTCCTGAATATTAGAATGAACGTATAAAAAAACTGTTACAAATCCACTTCAGTTTATTCTCCTTTAGAACTTGTCTTCACAGATTTATGGGGGCCTTCTCATTTAACGTCCTACTCTGGTTTCAAATATTAAGTTTCGTTTATTGATGCCTTTTCACGATATACTTGGATATTTCCTATTAAAACCAAAGCTGAAACTGTGTTTGTTTTCCAAACTTTCAAGTTATCAGTTGAACTTCAACTTAACACTACAATAAAAAGTGTTCAATCTGATTGGGGTGGTGAATATAGACACTTCTCTGCTTTATTAGCTTCCTATGGCATTTCGCATAGGTTAATCTGCCCACACACTCATCATCAAAATGGTGTAGTTGAAAGGAAGCATAGGCATATAGTTGATCTAGGACTCACATTACTTCATCATGCGACTCTACCTCTACAGTTTTGGGATTATGCTTTTGTCACTGCAATCTATTTGATTAATAGGTTACCCACTGCATCACTCAACTTTGCTATTCCATTTGTCACTCTTTTTAACAAGAGCCTGATTTTCACTTTCTTAAAACATTTGGCTGTGCATGTTTTCCTCTGTTGAAACCCTATCATACTCACAAACTAGATTTCAGGTCTCAAGAGTGTGTTTTCTTGGGGTACTCCTCTTCACATAAAGGCTACAAATGTCTGTCTTCAACTGGTAGAATTTATATTTCTAAGGATGTTTTGTTTAATGAGTTGAGGTTTCCATATTTAGATCTGTTTTCCTCTTCCTCCAGTTCAACACAGAATATTACTTCCTATTTCAGCCTCAATCCTGACCTATCTCCTCCTGTTTCAGCCTCTACACCTTCACTTTCCCAAATACCTTCCTCCAATTTCCTTTCAGCTCCCTCTGTTCCTCCTGGTTTCTCTGCTACTGCCTTAAATCAAACCTCATCTAAATCCACCTACCCTCATCCTCAATCATCCAATATAGTGTCATCTAGTGAATCTATATCAACTGCAGCCTCTCCCACTCATCCTCAATCATCAAATACTATGTCGCATAGTGAATCTGTGTCTGCATTAACTCTAATTCCCATTAACACTCACCCTATGCAAACTAGGTCTAAATCTGGAATACACAATGCTAGGCTGCATCCTtcattatttcttactcattCTGAACCTAAAAGTGTAAAGCAGACCCTGGAAAGTTCAGAATGGTTTGCAGCTATGCAGGAGGAGTTAATGCTCTAATGAGAAACAGAACTTGGGATTTAGTTCCATTACCAGCTGGTAGACAAGCTATAGGATGCAAGTGGGTCTTTAgcataaaagaaaatgttgatggtTCAATCAATAGGTACAAAGCTAGACTAGTTGCAAAGGGATTTCATCAAGTTCATGGCTTTGACTTTCACGAAACATTTTCTTCTGTGGTAAAACCAGTTACAATTAGAGTAGTTCTAACTCTTGCACTCTCACAAGGCTGGGACTTATTTCAGCTTGATGTCAACAATGCACTTCTAAATGGATTACTTGAGGAGACTGTCTATATGACTCAACATGCAGGTTTTGAAGTTGAAGGAAAATCCTTGGTTTGTAAACTTAACAAGGCTCTCTATGGGTTTAAGCAAGCTCCAAGGCAGTGGTTTGACAGGTCAAGGTCAACACTAATACAGACTGGGTTTGTAGGAAGCAAGTGTGATCCCTCTTTGTTCATTTATACACATCAACAGCACACTGTCTACATTCTAGTTTATGTAGATGATATCATCATCACAGGAAGTTCTAACTCTCTCATTCAACAGTTAACTTCGAGATTGAATACAGCCTTTTCTCTCAAACAGCTAGGTCACTTAGACTATTTCTTGGGGCTGGAGATTAAGTATCTCCCTAACAGGTCTATTTTGATGTCTCAAAGCAAGTATGCCAGAGATCTACTTCATAAAACTCAAATGGCTGAGGCACACTCTATCTCTACTCCTATGGTTACAAACTGCAAATTGTCCAAACATGGAGCTGATCTATTTCACGATCCAACACTCTTACTAGACAACTAACTACTTTTCTTTCACTAACAGAATTCTGttagttagttgttagttagtttAACAGAATTCTGTTAGTTAGTTTGTGATTAACTTCAAGGTCTAGAGGTTTATAAATTCCTCCTTTGTAACTGCATTAAAAACTAACTTTTTCAGAATCAATAATATCAGgttttcctttttatgttctCAATGTTTTCTCTTATTCTCTCAGTTCTCTAAATCTGATACTGAGACCTTGGAAATGTCCTTAGGCACATCTAGTGGGAGGGAAGCATCAACCTCAATATTTTCATGGTATGTTTTAGTAAGATAGATACATGCACATTTTCCCAGAGAACAAATATCATTAGACAACaaaccttaaaaataaaaattaggcttaaaaatgaatattGATATCGAtgccaaaaagtaaaaagttgGGGATATAAAGTGCAATTAAGCctaaaaattatagtttttgatttagttttattaaaGCCACCACGTCAATTGGCAGAAAAGTTGTATGATGTAAAGTCCCACCTATCAAAGAAAAGTACCTTTTGATGAGCACACCAAGGATGAAACTTGATAGAGCAATCAGCAATCCTGCACTCTATACAAGAACCACCCCATCGATTGCAAATGTAACAAACCTGAGAGAAATAATGTAGTGAAAACTAGAGCAAATACTAAATGccacaaaataatgttaaaacaGTTGTAAAATAAGTTTGACCATACATATCTTTGTTCAGTCAGAGCTTGCAGGCATAATATATTCCTCTGTTTTCATAGTTAAACACTATATAGCATTGTATTTGGAGTCCAGTGTTAATCCAATGGATTAGGACTTTCTACGAACTAACAAACCCACATATATGACCCAACCATCATTCCAATTTCCAAGGCTTACCCATATAGCCCAGAACGTAAAAATAAAGAGTACAAATTAGTAAATCAACCCTGAAAAAGGCACAAATTTGCGTACTTATTGGGAGGAGGGACTAGATTCTATTAATCACTGCCAGTACTGTAACAAGACAAGACAAAGGAGGAAACAAAGGAGTCACATTTGATTATCTATTTCAAAAACAGCTTATACCCTGTGTTTTCATTTATGAATTAGTTTGTGTCAATGATATTGGCAATACTAAGATACAGTAAGTAAATATAGGACAATAGAAAACACACACATGTAACTACAGTAATTGCACAAAATTATCCATAATGGAAAAAGAACAACCCATTGAGAACAAGCATACTTGTGGTTTTAGTTTAGAAATTAGTTGGCTCAACCAGCTGAGTAATATAAAATTTCTGTTAGGTACTCACCACATCTGCTCTTGGACGCGAAACACCAGATACATCAAAAGCACTCATGGTGTCAACATTGGGGCATCTTGTTCCAGGAGTCCAAAGACCACAAACCATATGAATCCATTGTTTAACAGTTGGATCAAGAACTGCTTCTGTAATACTGTTATGTACCTTGAAATTAGAAACAGAGGTTGGGGTGTGTTGTATGTGATTGGTAACTTTCATCAGATCTGTTGATGTATCAACAATTTTGGGCTTCAAAACACTTTCTTGATCAACTTCTTGCCCATCTTTTGAGGATAGAAATGCATCTATTTCCTTTTCAAAAACTTCATGTGAAGTTGTATTCTTTGGCATGCCATCTTTCTCACCATTCCACACTTTCAGGAGGCTCTTGACAATTGTGTGACTCATTATTGCTCGAGTCATGGCTCCACCTCCATAACCACATAGGACACAAACCTTGGTGTTGGACCCACCAAAATGAAATGCATGGAAAGAACTGTTAAATTAGTTCCTAAATAAAGAACTTATTATAAATGGTGATACACATAGTAGCAGAGAAATCacatattcaataataatagaTCAATAGTTGAAAACTTTAGCTAGGGCATGGACAGAGaggtaaagaaaaacaaattaatataacaGGTACAAAATTTGAAGAAGGATAAATCGCTTCAGATAATCAAAAGGAAAGCACAAAAACAAGGCTATACTATATCAGGATTGAGAAATCATATGGAAAATTCAAAAAGCATATTggatatacaatattttttgagTTTGTTCGGCATGGCCTGCAACACCAACTACTTTTTTTGGGTAATGAGGAAACACCATAGCACGCTTGATGCACCTAATACAGAAGATAAAGGAAATAGTATCAAACTCttctttcatataaaaaatatgaacagTTCAACAATTGAATATTACTTTATTATAAACATACTCTAATCAGACATCGACTACACTCCAACAAATAGTTGATTTTATCATTGCTTGAGCTTCGACACACACAGCAGAAAGCATCTGAATTTATGGTGGCTATGTTCATGTGACCTTGAATGGAGCTGCAAGACAGCAAGAGCAATGAGACACATACAGTGAAGAAAGCATAGGCATTTAAATGGAATACTTCTAAAACAGAATAAGCAAATAGGACAACATTTGATTTGCTCACTTTCTACTTGCGGTGCTACACAAACCAGGCTCCTGATCTTGAGCACTATTCATCATATCCATCACTTTGGTTTCTGGCATGCATTTACAAACCATCGTGAGGAGGCATTTCTCAGTAAAATAACTCTCTACACTCACAAAAGCTATAGAAGAGATTAAGGTAAGTACAGCATGGAACCAGATTTCAAATGAAGACGACATGCATGTCTATATAACAATCTATACCTatttacaacaaaataaaatattgaagtataaatttaataaagcaTCACTGGTATGTTGTCTCTATTAGACTCCTGATGAAATCACACTGCACAGGTAACAGTTTGGTAGAATACTGACAGCCAATGAAACAAAGCATGTAAGCCAACATTTATGTCTAAGAATGAACAAAAAACGAATTGCTAAGGTACTCCAAATATGAGTATGTTAATGATCCACACCTAATCAATCTTagttctttttaattaataaactaaaacaacattatttagaaaaataatcatGTAGCTCTGCTCAAATTTCACCTTTAGCAGTGAGTTCAGTAATGCTACGCTGTTTCCGAATTTCCTTGTTCTTCACCTTCAATGAAACATAAGCTCTATTTCCAACACTATTACCCTGCTTAGCTTTGGCATCTCTCTTCCCTTTGTAAACGACAGGTGGCTTGCCACCTCTATCCAAATCTTCCATGGACAAATCAacatttgttttattaaaaaatattgcattttGGGTTTCATTGTGTTCCTTAATTTTTAAACCAGGGTTCCCACAGCAATGTCCACTACTTGTTCCAATGCTCAATCTCTTCCATTTCTTTTTTGAAGTTGGTATAGGCTTTCCATTTGTATGACCCGTACATCTTTTGGAAGATTTAAGAACCTTCCTGAGAGAGACAATTTTTACTGGTTTTTGCACCTCTCTAGCCAAATGCCCGCTAGATATTTCACCATATTTTCCACATACTACTGGCCTTGTGATTCTATGAGCATTTTCCTTCCTGCAAGAGAATGGCCTCAGCTTATCATTTTCAGGTTCCTCATAGGCTGGTTCTTGCATTTGAAACTGCTCAAAACAATCAGAAGTGAGatccttttttaatttctttgatcCAGAAACTCCAGGCAATGTGCGAAACTCAGCATCAGAACTTGATTCTGACTCGTAGCCAACTTTGTAACTTTGATGCTTGTTCAGATGATTCTTACAAGAAAGAAATTTGGATGAAAATGCagtatgtttttgtttgttactAGGTTGAACAAAGGAAGACTTGTTAGATGATTTTTGCAGGCTAGATAAAGGGCGCATTTGCATTTCTTTTGAACAACTAGAAGAGGAATTACATATTCCAGTAACTTCTTCATTCTTTTTATGCAATAAGGAAGGGAATTCAGAAGATAATGAAGCATCTAGAATCCTCACCAAATTTCTCTTTCGCTTTTTTCCTTTAAGGCCCTTCTTGACTTTTTGAGATTGATTGCTTTTACAATTAGAAGAAAgcacaaaattattttgattccaTCCTTTCTTCCATATCAAGGAATCTAACAGTTTAAGGTCATCAAGGAGATTGCAACATGGTTGATCATTTAAGACTCTCAGATAATCATTTTTCAAGCAACTCCCAGAGGATGAGCCTAGAAACTCATCACTTTTTTCAACCAAATCTGACGACCAGCCTTTATCAATACCTGACCCTTCATCAACTACAAGGTTGTTGACAAAGCCAGTGTCTACAGCATCACCCATGCAGGGTTCAATTTTGTTGACCTCCAAAGATGCCTGAGTAACCACAGGAGCAGAGCATCCAGAAGAAACATTAGAATTTTCTTGCTC
The genomic region above belongs to Glycine max cultivar Williams 82 chromosome 14, Glycine_max_v4.0, whole genome shotgun sequence and contains:
- the LOC100812602 gene encoding uncharacterized protein isoform X7: MESPWERKCDSPLQPSTSATVLSAPPPETKEINTSYCLYPQVAHGLRSKFVGGKQGHVYQSFPHSTAHGSGQADTRNSFLSLLYGPPSLLQHEFRDLSDRKLCFSSGDCTAAIGNSVVGSIESGTFQTSGVGLMTENLINHNLQSRVTTFPEISSRAMVGLNNSNNFVFHDIQSSNTAIQPPIPGSEKARESFSSPGQCQGTIPASSLNVCCSDIQTTQTIALEPSSSKYATPFMSGCPRVFCMGKSGHLLLSNTGLLGIVCSCHCCHMSVLKFCEHSGLHGIDPGEAVRMESGETISQWQKLYFLKFGIRSLGNENEWDWPDVLSTRGSLMRSNSSAFDMSKTNLSHMLSSSAVMSRKQATTIQDGCNIPLKDLSREEELQNNFSYAAGSIKMVEEMPQLKLKKYMSAVVNASARARSETKNVAKGLSFSPFLQFDNQYGGKTKTSENLWNDGSPIMPKKLYSDYGHTGRQSTNSGIRTNKCLNNDKGVNFAKDSGVKINSGFGIGQLMKYPSSIKRAVGGSDISVVNGKIHELNHESSLPSDTSVCADILRGSNNVSFLGLENHTPETSISFKGILKGLSHHVSSSVSNQTPTLPQQQQGINMDSCLLDENLRLLALTQILELSKQQHALYFNNMNQKQGGSNSISKVQHYMYEASTSEQGTSGATLKLLQNRGIYGNHESTVGLEKLASLTGMNSYCHLSGLSPRPLHSKEKESQCNHSYDLQNEETSLSLGINKDNTRSSVFEKCSEQPSNICFGGKYTCAAQINCCKSNFFSGIEPLCYIIKQKLANASGETSLKMASDLSRDMNSFKGENIEQGGKLDGQDSIKIGFRTPQWRDVPSKVRKAVCDATSLGQTATGMDWEGQDSVQLGNISMKRFKRTIDMGDMSKEQENSNVSSGCSAPVVTQASLEVNKIEPCMGDAVDTGFVNNLVVDEGSGIDKGWSSDLVEKSDEFLGSSSGSCLKNDYLRVLNDQPCCNLLDDLKLLDSLIWKKGWNQNNFVLSSNCKSNQSQKVKKGLKGKKRKRNLVRILDASLSSEFPSLLHKKNEEVTGICNSSSSCSKEMQMRPLSSLQKSSNKSSFVQPSNKQKHTAFSSKFLSCKNHLNKHQSYKVGYESESSSDAEFRTLPGVSGSKKLKKDLTSDCFEQFQMQEPAYEEPENDKLRPFSCRKENAHRITRPVVCGKYGEISSGHLAREVQKPVKIVSLRKVLKSSKRCTGHTNGKPIPTSKKKWKRLSIGTSSGHCCGNPGLKIKEHNETQNAIFFNKTNVDLSMEDLDRGGKPPVVYKGKRDAKAKQGNSVGNRAYVSLKVKNKEIRKQRSITELTAKETKVMDMMNSAQDQEPGLCSTASRNSIQGHMNIATINSDAFCCVCRSSSNDKINYLLECSRCLIRVHQACYGVSSLPKKSSWCCRPCRTNSKNIVCVLCGYGGGAMTRAIMSHTIVKSLLKVWNGEKDGMPKNTTSHEVFEKEIDAFLSSKDGQEVDQESVLKPKIVDTSTDLMKVTNHIQHTPTSVSNFKVHNSITEAVLDPTVKQWIHMVCGLWTPGTRCPNVDTMSAFDVSGVSRPRADVVCYICNRWGGSCIECRIADCSIKFHPWCAHQKNLLQSETEGIDDEKIGFYGRCTLHIIEPRCLPIYDPLDEIGSQEEKEFTCARAEGYKGRRWDGFQNNQCQGGCLVPEEQLNAWIHINGQKLCSRGLPKFPDLDIEHDCRKEYARYKQAKGWKHLVVYKSRIHALGLYTSRFISRGEMVVEYIGEIVGLRVADKREKEYQSGRKLQYKTACYFFRIDKEHIIDATRKGGIARFVNHSCLPNCVAKVITVRHEKKVVFLAERDIFPGEEITYDYHFNHEDEGKIPCYCNSKNCRRYMN